In Methanosarcina barkeri MS, a single window of DNA contains:
- a CDS encoding TIM barrel protein, whose protein sequence is MPSKDLLFGTAGIPRSSKGTSSISGIKRIRELGLDCMELEFVQGVRMGEKGAKNVLEAANDEEVALSVHAPYYINLNSYEEKKLKASLERIYNAAKIGSLCGAESIVLHAGFYQKSSKKSTFESISKALNELTGKFREEGIPAVLRPETMGKRTQFGTLEEVLSLSAEIEGVMPCIDFCHLHAREGKENSYSEFTEILSKVEESLGKEGLSNMHMHVSGVEYGTSGEKRHLPLKESDLNYPELIKTLKEFKAQGRVILESPILEEDALMLRMLYKEI, encoded by the coding sequence ATGCCCTCGAAAGATCTACTTTTCGGAACCGCAGGAATTCCGAGAAGCTCAAAAGGAACAAGTAGTATCTCAGGAATCAAACGGATCAGGGAACTTGGCCTTGACTGTATGGAGCTTGAATTTGTCCAGGGAGTACGCATGGGCGAAAAAGGGGCAAAAAACGTCCTGGAAGCTGCAAATGACGAAGAGGTAGCCCTGAGCGTCCATGCCCCGTATTATATCAACCTGAATTCTTATGAAGAAAAAAAATTAAAAGCCAGCCTGGAAAGAATTTACAATGCCGCAAAAATAGGTAGTCTCTGCGGAGCCGAATCAATCGTACTGCATGCCGGATTTTATCAGAAAAGCAGCAAAAAAAGCACCTTTGAGAGCATATCAAAAGCCCTCAACGAACTTACCGGAAAATTCCGGGAAGAAGGAATACCTGCAGTCCTGCGCCCTGAAACTATGGGCAAACGTACACAATTTGGAACGCTTGAAGAAGTGCTTTCGCTAAGTGCAGAAATAGAAGGAGTCATGCCCTGCATTGATTTTTGCCATCTGCATGCGAGGGAAGGAAAGGAAAACTCTTACTCTGAGTTTACGGAAATTCTATCAAAAGTAGAGGAAAGCCTTGGAAAGGAAGGACTTTCGAACATGCACATGCATGTCTCAGGAGTTGAGTACGGCACGAGTGGAGAAAAGAGGCATCTGCCTTTGAAAGAATCTGATTTAAATTATCCCGAGCTTATAAAAACTTTAAAAGAATTCAAAGCCCAAGGAAGGGTCATACTTGAGAGTCCTATTCTTGAAGAAGACGCACTTATGTTGAGGATGCTTTATAAAGAGATATAA
- a CDS encoding DUF378 domain-containing protein produces MRKMHKMLTDNTLYIPAKLLTIIGALNWGLVGLLNFNLVAAIFGKKSILSRLVYILVGLAGVYLVIKYKATYLAKREAKKGKYQYSGKQYSWSGIQ; encoded by the coding sequence ATGCGTAAAATGCATAAAATGCTTACGGATAATACTCTATACATTCCGGCTAAGCTGCTAACAATAATAGGGGCTCTTAACTGGGGTCTTGTAGGGCTCCTGAACTTCAATCTGGTAGCGGCTATATTTGGAAAAAAATCCATTCTCTCGCGGCTGGTCTACATTCTTGTGGGCCTGGCTGGAGTTTACTTAGTGATTAAATACAAGGCAACGTATTTAGCAAAGCGTGAGGCTAAAAAGGGTAAGTATCAATATAGCGGTAAGCAATACAGTTGGAGCGGTATTCAATAA
- a CDS encoding MarR family winged helix-turn-helix transcriptional regulator, with the protein MKEEKIKETVKLQFEIINLFQKNFAKIFHKTVDSPYGLNKNQNRAILIIGAIDNIMPTTLGQCLDLQKGSLTSMIDALEREGLVCRKKDPQDRRKTLISLTEKGKDYRKWFIGELEENTSRILRRLDEKDILAYKESLQIMLTTLKKLD; encoded by the coding sequence ATGAAGGAAGAAAAAATAAAAGAAACAGTAAAACTTCAGTTTGAGATTATTAATCTGTTTCAAAAAAATTTTGCCAAAATATTTCACAAGACAGTGGACAGTCCATATGGCCTGAATAAAAATCAGAACCGAGCTATTTTGATTATCGGGGCAATAGATAATATTATGCCTACGACCCTGGGGCAATGTCTTGATCTTCAGAAGGGAAGCTTGACAAGTATGATCGATGCTCTGGAAAGAGAAGGGCTTGTCTGCAGAAAAAAAGACCCTCAGGATCGAAGAAAAACCCTGATTTCTCTCACCGAAAAGGGAAAAGATTACAGGAAATGGTTCATAGGAGAACTTGAAGAAAATACCTCCCGGATTCTCAGAAGGCTGGATGAAAAGGATATCCTTGCATACAAGGAGAGCCTGCAAATAATGCTTACAACGCTGAAGAAGCTTGATTGA
- a CDS encoding PKD domain-containing protein, with protein sequence MKNREKLYVLLASTALILSFSISALSVASASSDQNGSVIVTQTQVMTSNGTVINESSSQSSPIVYSSKVVWHYDNSTDNGSVDSVNIYASNFSISKNVQIASNEANQWLSDVPFLSSEINQLRPFISNDRTLWDNWFNGLMNKDFNNIDNSDDWFNDLLNDDLHMNSLDSNLQKVDFSASPTSGNAPLEVAFTDNSTGSPTSWNWNFGDGTNSTKENPVHTYNRSGQYTVTLTEKNNTYCGTKSVFNYVKVA encoded by the coding sequence ATGAAAAATAGGGAAAAGTTGTATGTACTTTTAGCTTCAACAGCCCTTATTTTATCCTTTTCAATTTCTGCTTTATCCGTTGCATCGGCGTCGAGTGACCAGAATGGTTCGGTAATTGTTACTCAGACTCAGGTTATGACAAGTAATGGGACAGTAATCAATGAGTCGTCCTCGCAGTCATCTCCGATTGTCTACAGTAGCAAAGTCGTATGGCATTATGACAATAGCACTGATAATGGAAGTGTAGATAGTGTAAATATTTATGCTTCCAACTTCTCGATTTCTAAAAACGTTCAGATAGCCTCAAATGAAGCTAATCAGTGGCTGTCGGATGTTCCATTTCTTTCCAGTGAAATAAATCAATTGAGGCCTTTTATCTCGAATGACAGGACTCTATGGGACAACTGGTTCAACGGGCTCATGAACAAGGACTTCAATAACATTGATAATTCAGATGATTGGTTCAATGACCTTTTGAATGACGATTTACACATGAATTCTCTTGACTCAAACCTTCAGAAAGTTGATTTTTCTGCATCTCCAACCTCCGGAAATGCGCCACTGGAAGTCGCTTTCACTGATAATAGTACAGGGTCGCCCACATCATGGAACTGGAACTTTGGAGATGGGACGAATTCAACAAAAGAAAATCCTGTGCACACGTACAACCGCTCAGGACAATATACAGTTACCTTAACAGAGAAAAACAATACCTACTGCGGCACTAAATCCGTATTTAACTATGTCAAAGTCGCATAA
- a CDS encoding protein-tyrosine phosphatase family protein has product MPEIEGIRIPMNFYVVLKEPVPLAGMSYPGMYTPWKKIKNAGFSSVVCLCDSEVSYNPYPLKVLFSAELEDLHYGNSPYDPDTLEWLVRKATNVILEEMDTGKGIVVHCMGGIGRTGTVLGCVLKDLGFQADEVINYLDNINKLRGFRGWPETEWQAGMVRRY; this is encoded by the coding sequence ATGCCTGAAATAGAAGGCATCCGAATCCCAATGAATTTTTATGTAGTTCTTAAGGAACCTGTACCTCTGGCTGGTATGTCTTATCCCGGAATGTACACGCCCTGGAAGAAAATTAAGAATGCAGGTTTCTCAAGTGTTGTATGTCTCTGTGATTCTGAAGTATCTTATAACCCCTATCCTCTCAAGGTTCTTTTTTCTGCAGAATTAGAAGACCTCCATTATGGTAATTCTCCATATGATCCTGACACTCTTGAATGGCTTGTAAGAAAGGCAACGAATGTAATACTAGAAGAAATGGATACAGGAAAAGGTATTGTTGTCCATTGCATGGGAGGTATAGGCAGAACTGGAACCGTTCTTGGTTGTGTGCTCAAAGATCTTGGTTTTCAGGCTGATGAAGTGATAAATTATCTGGACAATATAAACAAGCTCAGAGGTTTCAGAGGATGGCCGGAGACAGAATGGCAGGCGGGAATGGTACGCAGATATTGA